GCCAGCAACGCTGCCCGCTTTGGATTCTTGTCGTCGACCTGGATGCTAATCACGCCATCCTTGCCACTGAAAATCGTCGATCGCAGTGCCAATTCGGTGCGAAGATCCGTCGGCGACTCCTTGTCGTACACGTGGGACAAGTCGAATCGCTTGATCAGGTTGTCGCTCACGGTGCGGCTATTGAGCATCGCCACGTAGGTGTCGTTGGGGTTCTTCACCCCAAGCGATTGCCCCACGGAGCCACCCAAACTGCTCAGCTGGCCCAGCAGCGCAGACGCTCCGGACTGCTGTTGCGGCGGCAGGATTTGGGCAGTGCCCGTATATGTATTCGGAATCAGCAAGCTCACACCGGCGGCAAGCACGGCCGCGACGAGCATTGAGCTGACAATAAATTTCTTGCGTTTCGCGACAACAATTGCAACGTCCAGCATGCTGAACTCGGCATCTTTGCGGAGCGGCAAATTGGTACTCGGGACTGCGTGATCAGGCATCATCAATTCTCGATATGGTTTCCACAGCCGACACGGAAAGGCCGGACAGAGCATCAATCCCCGTCCAGACCGTCCGTCCGCGACTTAATTTTTCAAAACTTTCAGTCCGGCTGCGCCCAAACCAAATTGATAGAAGATCGCCGTCCATTCTTTTAGGCTCTGGCGGAAGGTGCTGCGGTCGATCTTCTCGGGGACAACAATGGTGTCGCCCGGATTGACAATCGCCCCACCGACACCACTGAACCAACCCATGCCCCGGCTGCTCTTGGCCGTGCCGTCGGCGCGAATGACATAAACTTCCGAAGGATCGGCCGATTCGGTTACCCCACCGGCGAGCAGCATATAGTCCTTGACGCTACGATGTGGCTTATAGATAAACGAATTCGACTGGAACACCGCGCCCAGCACTTCCACTGTGCCAGGCTTGCGGGGCACATAAATGGAGTCGCCGTCCTGCAAGGGCAAATCAGGCAAATTTTTCACTTGCGCGTTACTGTCGTCCAGCTCCAGGACGATGCGGCCCTCGGCCTTTACGGTGCGCAGTTTCTGCGCGACCCCGCGCTGGCGCTCAAGTTCAGAGGCCTGAAGGGCAATGGCGTCCTTGTCGGTCGATCCGCTCACACGTGCGGTCGCAGCCGACTCAATATCGCGTTCGAAACGGTCCGCAATTTCGTTCAGTTTTAATTGCTGAGCGCGCCTAACCGATTCGCGGTTCACTTGGGTCGCATACAAATAGCCCATGTCGGAGACGCCGCCAAGACGCGCCATCAATTCACGCAAGGTTTCGCCTTTGCGGATTTGCAGCATGCCACTCTGGTTCACTTCACCGGAAACTCGCACAAACTCGTTTTGCACTCGCGCCTGAATCGGCACCGCTCCAGGGGCAAATACGCGGAACACATCGGTCGGCTTGACAGGCACCGAAGCCAGGCCGCTGTTGACTGACGTCGTGGCGGCATCGAACTGCGCCACCGTCTGGTAAACGTTGCCAACGGTTTTCTCGACAACCACCTTCTGCTGCTCTGCCGCAGAGTCGATCCCGCCGGCCCAACCGACAAGGTCGGCCAAGGATGCGGGACCTTTAAGCTCGAAAATTGCCGGCGTCTTGACATTGCCCGTCAGTGCGACCAGCGGGCCCACTTCCGGAATGTAAATCACGTCGCCGTCGCGAATCGAAACATCACGACTCTTGTCGCCCTTAACCAGCATGTCGTACAAGTCGAATGTGGTCACGATCGCGCTGCCGCGTTTGAGCTGAATATTGCGCATCGAACCGGAAGTGGCAGGGCCACCCGACGTGAAAAGCGCATTGAGCAAGGTGCTCATCGAATTGAGCGTGTAGGTGCCAGGACGAACGGCATGCCCGACCACATAAATCTGCACCGCGCGAGTCTGCGAAATGCTCGCGGTCAGTTCGAAATTGCTGAAGACTTTGCTGATCGCCTGTTTCAGATAAGCTTGTAAATCGCGATATTTCACCCCCGCAACTTTAACCGATCCGACGCGAGGAATATAAATCCCGCCATTGCGATCTACCACTGCGGTCACATCAATATTGACCATGCCCCAGCCACGAATCTGGATTTCGTCTCCGGTACCGATCACGTAATCGGCATTCACCTGAGCCGTATCGAATGGCGCGAAGGTAGTCGGCACATCGGTGAACAAACTTTTACCGAATAATTCAAGGCGCGAACCGGTAGCGGTTTCCGCATACAAATCGAAAGCGTTCCGCGGACCCTTGCTGTCATCGCCGGACGGCTTTGAAGTACGCACTGTGCGTTGCGCGTCCATAGTTTGCCGCGATTGGGGAACGGTGCCGACGATATTCGGCAAACTGCGCTCGGCCGGGGTTGCCCGGTCGACCGTACCTTCAGGCAAATTCGGGGACGCGGAGGGCGCATTTTGCGACCTGGGCATCTCAACGGGCTGATTGAACGACTGCGCGCCGGCCTGTGCCGAAAGCAAACCAATGACGCTTCCGACAACGGCCAGCTGCCTTACGTTAGCGACGAACCAATTTTTCTTACGCATGCGGTCCTTTTCAGGATAAGTTTACGATATTGATGGGACGACACAATTGTCCATCGACTCAAAAAGAGCCGTGCTCAATCCAGCTGGGATAAGGGCTCTACCTCACAAGACGGCAACGCACGCTCGTCACATCGTTTTCAAAAGGTTCCCGATGCGAAATTCACATGCAAAAACCACATTGCGCGGTTAACTTCGCCATGTACCGATACCGCAGAACAGATATCGAAGGAGGTGGAGACATGCCAAATATGAAATAATCCAAACG
This window of the Massilia sp. R2A-15 genome carries:
- a CDS encoding SLBB domain-containing protein, translated to MRKKNWFVANVRQLAVVGSVIGLLSAQAGAQSFNQPVEMPRSQNAPSASPNLPEGTVDRATPAERSLPNIVGTVPQSRQTMDAQRTVRTSKPSGDDSKGPRNAFDLYAETATGSRLELFGKSLFTDVPTTFAPFDTAQVNADYVIGTGDEIQIRGWGMVNIDVTAVVDRNGGIYIPRVGSVKVAGVKYRDLQAYLKQAISKVFSNFELTASISQTRAVQIYVVGHAVRPGTYTLNSMSTLLNALFTSGGPATSGSMRNIQLKRGSAIVTTFDLYDMLVKGDKSRDVSIRDGDVIYIPEVGPLVALTGNVKTPAIFELKGPASLADLVGWAGGIDSAAEQQKVVVEKTVGNVYQTVAQFDAATTSVNSGLASVPVKPTDVFRVFAPGAVPIQARVQNEFVRVSGEVNQSGMLQIRKGETLRELMARLGGVSDMGYLYATQVNRESVRRAQQLKLNEIADRFERDIESAATARVSGSTDKDAIALQASELERQRGVAQKLRTVKAEGRIVLELDDSNAQVKNLPDLPLQDGDSIYVPRKPGTVEVLGAVFQSNSFIYKPHRSVKDYMLLAGGVTESADPSEVYVIRADGTAKSSRGMGWFSGVGGAIVNPGDTIVVPEKIDRSTFRQSLKEWTAIFYQFGLGAAGLKVLKN